One window from the genome of Aeromonas sp. FDAARGOS 1405 encodes:
- the queA gene encoding tRNA preQ1(34) S-adenosylmethionine ribosyltransferase-isomerase QueA yields MQVSDFHFDLPDELIARYPMAERTASRLLQLDGQTGALRHGQFVDVLDQLNPGDLLVFNNTRVIPARMFGQKASGGKLEVLVERILDEHSVLAHVRASKAPKPGTRMIMDGGVEAEMRARHDALFEIHFLDPRPVLEILEAIGHMPLPPYIDRPDEDADKERYQTVYNQKPGAVAAPTAGLHFDEPLLAKIRAKGVETAFVTLHVGAGTFQPVRVEKIEDHHMHSEYAEVPQEVVDAIAATRARGGRVIAVGTTSVRSLESAAKVTLAQGKPLAPFFSDTDIFIFPGYQFQIVDAMVTNFHLPESTLIMLVSAFAGYDNVMAAYQAAVAEQYRFFSYGDAMFVTRRQVEA; encoded by the coding sequence ATGCAAGTATCCGATTTTCATTTTGATCTGCCAGACGAGCTGATTGCCCGCTATCCGATGGCGGAGCGTACCGCTAGCCGCCTGTTGCAGCTCGATGGTCAAACTGGCGCTCTGCGCCACGGTCAATTTGTCGATGTGCTGGATCAGCTCAATCCGGGCGATCTGCTGGTATTCAACAACACCCGCGTCATTCCGGCGCGCATGTTTGGCCAGAAGGCCAGCGGTGGCAAGCTGGAGGTACTGGTCGAGCGCATTCTGGACGAGCACAGCGTGCTGGCTCATGTCCGGGCATCCAAGGCACCCAAGCCGGGCACCCGGATGATCATGGATGGGGGCGTGGAGGCAGAGATGCGCGCCCGTCACGACGCCTTGTTCGAGATCCACTTCCTCGACCCGCGTCCGGTACTGGAGATTTTGGAAGCCATCGGCCACATGCCGCTGCCTCCCTACATCGACCGTCCCGACGAGGATGCCGACAAGGAGCGCTACCAGACTGTTTACAATCAAAAGCCGGGCGCCGTTGCCGCGCCGACCGCCGGTCTGCACTTTGATGAGCCGCTGCTTGCGAAAATTCGGGCCAAAGGGGTTGAAACGGCCTTCGTCACCCTGCATGTAGGGGCGGGGACCTTCCAGCCGGTGCGGGTTGAGAAGATTGAAGATCACCACATGCACTCCGAGTATGCGGAAGTGCCGCAAGAGGTGGTGGATGCCATCGCGGCCACCCGTGCCCGTGGTGGTCGGGTGATTGCGGTGGGGACCACATCGGTGCGTTCGCTGGAGAGCGCGGCCAAGGTTACCTTGGCGCAGGGCAAACCGCTGGCGCCCTTCTTTAGTGACACCGATATCTTCATCTTCCCTGGCTACCAGTTCCAGATTGTCGATGCCATGGTCACCAACTTCCATCTGCCGGAGTCGACCTTGATCATGCTGGTCAGTGCCTTTGCCGGTTATGACAACGTGATGGCGGCCTATCAGGCAGCGGTGGCCGAGCAGTACCGTTTCTTCAGCTACGGGGACGCCATGTTCGTCACCCGTCGCCAGGTTGAAGCATAA
- a CDS encoding CBS domain-containing protein encodes MMTLSEIMTEHPFTLGPENSVKQAMDLMQQERIRHIPIVDEQHHLLGLVTLTDILATRESKLLLISPEREAEFTDSVHLDEIMTRQVASVDPHAGIKEAALYLQRHRYGCLPVLKGRKLIGIVTESDFIAVAINLLELMEEQDPPTDF; translated from the coding sequence ATGATGACCCTATCCGAGATCATGACAGAACATCCCTTCACTCTGGGACCGGAGAACAGTGTCAAACAGGCGATGGATCTGATGCAACAAGAGCGGATCCGCCATATTCCCATCGTTGACGAGCAGCACCATTTGCTTGGGCTGGTGACCCTCACCGATATCCTGGCCACCCGGGAATCCAAGCTGCTGCTGATAAGTCCGGAGCGGGAGGCTGAATTCACTGATAGTGTCCACCTTGACGAGATCATGACCCGTCAGGTCGCGAGCGTGGATCCCCATGCCGGCATCAAGGAGGCTGCCCTCTACCTGCAGCGGCACCGGTATGGCTGCCTGCCGGTACTCAAAGGACGCAAGCTGATCGGCATTGTCACCGAGTCGGACTTTATTGCCGTGGCCATCAACCTGTTGGAATTGATGGAAGAGCAGGATCCCCCGACCGATTTTTGA
- the ahpC gene encoding alkyl hydroperoxide reductase subunit C, with the protein MSTYINTEIKPFNATAYHNGKFVQVSDADLKGKWSVVFFYPADFTFVCPTELGDLADNYAEFQKLGVEIYAVSTDTHFTHKAWHDTSDTIKKIQYPMIGDPTGTITRNFGVMIEEAGLADRGTFVIDPQGIIQIVEINAGGIGRDALELLRKVKAAQYVASHPGEVCPAKWKEGEATLAPSLDLVGKI; encoded by the coding sequence ATGTCTACCTACATCAACACTGAAATCAAGCCGTTTAATGCTACCGCCTACCACAATGGCAAATTCGTGCAGGTCTCTGACGCAGACCTGAAAGGCAAGTGGTCCGTGGTCTTCTTCTACCCGGCTGACTTCACCTTCGTCTGCCCGACCGAGCTGGGCGATCTGGCTGACAACTACGCTGAATTCCAGAAGCTGGGCGTCGAGATCTACGCTGTCTCTACCGATACCCACTTCACCCATAAGGCTTGGCACGACACGTCTGACACCATCAAGAAGATCCAGTATCCGATGATTGGCGACCCGACCGGCACCATTACCCGCAACTTTGGCGTGATGATCGAAGAAGCCGGCCTGGCCGACCGCGGTACCTTCGTGATTGATCCGCAGGGCATCATCCAGATCGTCGAGATCAACGCTGGCGGCATCGGCCGTGACGCCCTGGAGCTGCTGCGCAAAGTCAAAGCAGCTCAGTATGTCGCCTCCCACCCGGGTGAAGTGTGCCCGGCCAAGTGGAAAGAAGGTGAAGCTACCCTGGCCCCGTCCCTGGATCTGGTAGGCAAGATCTAA
- the ahpF gene encoding alkyl hydroperoxide reductase subunit F: MLDTNLKQQLNTYLQYIVNPIEISVSGNDSDKSAELLALASEIAEMSPKITQTSGNATRTPSMSIAPQGQAPRVHFAGIPMGHEFTSLVLALLQSGGHPSKADAAVQEQIRNLKGEFHFETYISLSCHNCPDVVQALNLMATLNPGITHTMIDGALFQEEVNERQIMAVPNVYLNGQPFSQGRISLEEIVAKLDTGAAERKAAELNEKDPYDVLVVGGGPAGAAAAIYAARKGIRTAIVAERFGGQVMDTVGIENFISVPYTEGPKLAASLEQHVKQYGVEVITEQRAAAISKDGYVNVDLASGATLKSRAVILATGARWRDLNVPGELEYRTKGVAYCPHCDGPFFKGKRVAVIGGGNSGIEAAIDLAGIVEHVTVVEFADTLRADEVLQKKARSMGNIDIIMSARTTEVIGDGSKVVGMDYEDRTTGEIKHLAVAGIFVQIGLVPNTEFLKGSEIALTRFGEIEIDTKGATSLPGVYAAGDATTVPFKQIIISMGAGATAALGAFDYLIRNPAPEAEVAKADTVTA; encoded by the coding sequence ATGTTGGATACCAACCTCAAACAACAGCTGAACACCTATCTGCAGTACATCGTCAATCCCATCGAGATCAGCGTGTCCGGCAACGACAGCGACAAATCTGCAGAGCTGCTGGCGCTGGCCAGCGAGATCGCCGAAATGTCCCCCAAGATCACCCAGACCTCTGGCAATGCCACCCGCACGCCTTCAATGAGTATCGCGCCGCAGGGCCAAGCCCCGCGCGTTCACTTTGCCGGCATCCCCATGGGTCATGAATTCACCTCGCTGGTGCTTGCCCTGCTGCAAAGCGGCGGTCACCCCTCCAAGGCCGATGCAGCCGTGCAGGAGCAGATCCGCAATCTCAAGGGCGAGTTCCACTTCGAGACCTATATCTCCCTCTCTTGCCACAACTGCCCGGACGTGGTGCAGGCGCTGAACCTGATGGCCACCCTGAACCCCGGCATCACTCACACCATGATCGACGGAGCCCTGTTCCAGGAAGAGGTCAATGAGCGTCAAATCATGGCGGTGCCGAATGTTTACCTGAACGGTCAACCGTTCAGCCAGGGCCGCATCTCGCTGGAAGAGATCGTCGCCAAACTCGACACCGGTGCTGCAGAGCGCAAAGCCGCCGAGCTGAATGAGAAAGATCCCTACGACGTTCTGGTTGTCGGAGGTGGCCCGGCTGGCGCCGCAGCAGCCATCTATGCCGCCCGTAAAGGCATTCGCACCGCCATCGTCGCCGAGCGTTTTGGTGGTCAGGTGATGGACACCGTCGGCATTGAGAACTTTATCTCCGTGCCCTACACCGAAGGCCCCAAGCTGGCCGCGAGCCTGGAGCAGCACGTCAAGCAGTACGGCGTGGAAGTGATCACCGAGCAGCGCGCTGCCGCCATCAGCAAGGATGGCTACGTAAACGTGGATCTCGCCTCTGGCGCCACCCTGAAGAGCCGCGCCGTGATCCTGGCGACCGGTGCCCGCTGGCGCGACCTGAACGTGCCGGGCGAACTCGAGTACCGCACCAAGGGCGTGGCCTACTGCCCGCACTGCGATGGCCCCTTCTTCAAAGGCAAGCGGGTTGCAGTGATCGGTGGCGGTAACTCCGGCATCGAGGCAGCAATCGACCTGGCTGGCATCGTCGAGCATGTGACCGTGGTGGAATTCGCTGACACCCTGCGCGCCGATGAAGTGCTGCAGAAGAAGGCTCGCTCTATGGGCAATATCGACATCATCATGAGTGCCCGCACTACCGAAGTGATCGGTGATGGCAGCAAGGTGGTCGGTATGGATTACGAAGATCGCACTACCGGCGAGATCAAACACCTGGCGGTGGCTGGCATCTTCGTCCAGATCGGTCTGGTGCCGAACACCGAGTTCCTGAAAGGGAGCGAGATTGCCCTGACCCGCTTTGGCGAGATCGAGATCGATACCAAGGGTGCGACCTCCCTGCCCGGCGTCTACGCCGCTGGGGATGCCACCACGGTACCGTTCAAGCAGATCATCATCTCCATGGGTGCCGGCGCCACTGCCGCGCTGGGGGCGTTCGATTACCTCATCCGCAACCCCGCACCGGAAGCGGAAGTCGCGAAAGCAGACACCGTCACAGCCTGA
- the thiI gene encoding tRNA uracil 4-sulfurtransferase ThiI, with amino-acid sequence MKFIIKLFPEITIKSKSVRQRFIKILQGNIRNVLRRFDDDARVRMDWDKLIVSSRNDQFREQAIEALACIPGIQAFLEVQASKFTDLHDIFEQVKAVWGDQLKGKTFCVRAKRHGKHEFSSLEIERYVGGGLNQHCESNGVRLKNPDVKINLEIDGEELFIVSAIHQGLSGMPIATQEDVLSLLSGGFDSGVASFQFIKRGCRVHYCFFNLGGAAHEIGVKQVAYHLWNRFGSSHRVRFTAVDFEPVVAEILEKIDNGQMGVVLKRMMMRAAAKVADEFQIPALVTGECVGQVSSQTLTNLNVIDRVTDKVILRPLITWDKPDIISEARRIGTLEFAETMPEYCGVISKKPTVKAELSRIEEEEANFDFSILDKVVSEARYLDIRRIGEETAAEVQEVETTQVLGADEVILDIRSADEHDEKPLVVEGREVLHIPFFKLATAFGDLPKEKTYLLYCDRGVMSKLQALYLKEKGFDNVKVYRP; translated from the coding sequence ATGAAGTTCATTATCAAGCTGTTCCCGGAAATCACCATCAAGAGCAAGTCGGTTCGCCAGCGCTTTATCAAGATCCTGCAGGGCAATATCCGCAATGTCCTGCGCCGCTTCGACGACGATGCCCGCGTACGGATGGATTGGGACAAGCTGATCGTGAGCTCCCGCAATGACCAGTTCCGCGAGCAGGCAATCGAAGCCCTGGCCTGCATTCCCGGCATTCAGGCCTTCCTCGAGGTACAAGCCAGCAAGTTTACCGATCTGCACGACATCTTCGAGCAGGTGAAAGCCGTGTGGGGCGACCAGCTCAAGGGCAAAACCTTCTGCGTGCGCGCCAAGCGCCACGGCAAGCACGAGTTCTCCTCTCTCGAGATTGAGCGCTATGTGGGCGGTGGACTGAACCAGCACTGCGAAAGCAATGGTGTGCGCCTCAAGAACCCGGATGTGAAGATCAACCTCGAGATCGACGGCGAAGAGCTCTTTATTGTCAGCGCCATCCATCAGGGCCTGAGCGGCATGCCCATCGCGACCCAGGAAGATGTGCTGAGCCTGCTCTCCGGCGGTTTTGACTCCGGCGTGGCATCGTTCCAGTTCATCAAGCGCGGCTGCCGCGTGCACTACTGCTTCTTCAATCTGGGCGGTGCTGCCCACGAAATCGGCGTCAAGCAGGTGGCCTACCACCTGTGGAACCGTTTCGGCTCCTCCCACCGGGTACGTTTCACCGCTGTGGACTTCGAGCCGGTGGTTGCCGAGATCCTCGAGAAGATCGACAACGGTCAGATGGGCGTGGTGCTCAAGCGGATGATGATGCGTGCTGCCGCCAAGGTGGCCGATGAGTTCCAGATCCCGGCGCTGGTGACCGGCGAGTGTGTGGGTCAGGTATCCAGCCAGACTCTCACCAACCTGAACGTGATCGACCGGGTCACCGACAAGGTGATCCTGCGCCCGCTTATCACTTGGGACAAGCCGGATATCATCAGTGAAGCCCGCCGCATCGGCACCCTGGAGTTCGCCGAGACCATGCCGGAGTATTGTGGGGTCATCTCCAAAAAGCCGACTGTGAAGGCCGAGCTCTCCCGCATTGAAGAGGAAGAGGCCAATTTTGACTTCTCCATTCTGGACAAGGTGGTCTCCGAGGCCCGTTACCTCGATATCCGTCGTATCGGTGAAGAGACTGCCGCTGAAGTGCAAGAGGTGGAAACCACCCAGGTGCTGGGCGCTGACGAGGTGATCCTGGATATCCGCTCTGCCGATGAACACGATGAGAAGCCGCTGGTGGTGGAAGGTCGTGAAGTGCTGCATATCCCCTTCTTCAAGCTGGCCACCGCCTTTGGCGATCTGCCCAAGGAGAAGACCTATCTGCTCTACTGCGATCGCGGCGTGATGAGCAAGTTGCAGGCGCTCTATCTGAAAGAGAAGGGCTTTGATAACGTCAAAGTTTACCGTCCGTAA
- the pbpC gene encoding penicillin-binding protein 1C: MKLGRTGHACWRWLGRLPRWLLFSVLGVVALLLSLLALDRLFPPPPLDPAYARVVLDMKGRPLRAFADTSGVWRYPVTLEQVSPRYIEALLGYEDRYFWRHPGVNPVAMVRGVWQWLRYGRAVSGGSTLTMQVARLIEPYHRSVPGKLRQMARALQLEWHYDKRTLLTVYLNRAPFGGNLEGVQAASFAYLGKSAAKLTYAEATLLAVLPQAPSRNRPDRHPERARTARDKVMQRLVAQGVWPEQAWLEGRIEPVLARGHFTPMEAPLFARLAADNQAGALVHTTIDGDLQRWLEGRVASYIRRFPEQTSAALLLVDNKTMAVRAYVGSAEYGNLRRHGYLDMVQAIRSPGSTLKPFIYGLAMDEGLVHSASLLSDAPRLGSEYRPANFSGAFQGPVTLAQALQQSLNVPAVQVLEALGPDKLVSRLDNAGVRLALSDKPNPAIALGAAGIRLEQLVALYSSLTRQGQVAMPVWLAGQQAVSRPLLSPGAAWIIWQMLSAQGRADQPFASEATGRVNRLAWKTGTSYGYRDSWAMGVSGRWTIGIWLGRPDGTPLPGFYGQSAAVPLLLSVYSRLADNSSLPAQPNTVSEAEICWPLGRKMSSTLPEACLQRQSAWLLEERDPPTLPDPMDWPSPLRQVALTAAGKPTLTRCPDAAQSGFRALWPLSLEPWRSPGERRQALLASSCAGEGQSAELQAPIRIVALGEGNLIRSQRYRLQPKVLGGVGKSAWFLNGQRLRWDGDQVLSVAGRYQLVVVDEAGNSDRIEFRVVHPDSDAGTITR, from the coding sequence CTGAAATTGGGTCGCACTGGCCACGCTTGCTGGCGCTGGCTTGGTCGTTTGCCACGCTGGCTGCTCTTCTCGGTGCTGGGCGTTGTCGCACTGCTCCTGTCATTACTGGCGCTGGATCGACTCTTCCCGCCGCCGCCACTCGACCCTGCCTACGCACGGGTGGTGCTCGACATGAAGGGGCGGCCGCTGCGCGCCTTTGCCGATACCAGCGGCGTGTGGCGCTATCCCGTGACCCTGGAGCAGGTCTCCCCCCGCTATATCGAGGCGCTGCTGGGCTACGAGGATCGCTACTTCTGGCGTCATCCCGGGGTCAATCCGGTGGCCATGGTGCGCGGGGTCTGGCAGTGGCTGCGCTATGGGCGGGCTGTATCGGGCGGCTCGACCCTTACCATGCAGGTGGCGCGTCTTATCGAGCCCTACCACAGGAGCGTGCCCGGCAAGCTGCGCCAGATGGCCCGCGCGCTGCAGCTGGAGTGGCACTATGACAAGCGCACCCTGCTCACCGTCTACCTCAATCGGGCGCCGTTTGGCGGCAATCTGGAGGGGGTGCAGGCGGCAAGTTTTGCCTATCTCGGCAAGAGTGCGGCCAAGCTGACCTATGCCGAGGCGACGTTGTTGGCGGTGTTGCCGCAGGCACCCAGCCGCAACCGGCCGGACCGCCATCCCGAGCGGGCCCGCACCGCCCGTGACAAGGTGATGCAGCGACTGGTAGCGCAGGGCGTCTGGCCCGAACAGGCGTGGCTGGAGGGACGCATCGAGCCGGTGCTGGCCCGCGGTCACTTCACGCCAATGGAGGCGCCGCTCTTTGCCCGCCTTGCCGCCGATAATCAGGCCGGGGCGCTGGTGCACACCACCATAGACGGCGATCTGCAGCGCTGGCTGGAGGGGCGGGTGGCGAGCTATATCCGTCGCTTCCCCGAGCAGACCTCAGCGGCGTTGCTGTTGGTAGATAACAAAACCATGGCGGTGCGCGCCTATGTGGGCAGCGCCGAGTATGGCAATCTGCGTCGCCACGGTTACCTCGACATGGTGCAGGCGATCCGCTCCCCCGGCTCTACCCTCAAGCCCTTCATCTACGGTTTGGCGATGGACGAGGGGCTGGTGCATTCGGCCTCCTTGCTCTCCGATGCGCCAAGGCTGGGCTCGGAGTACCGCCCCGCCAACTTTTCCGGTGCCTTTCAGGGGCCGGTGACCCTGGCCCAGGCGCTGCAGCAATCCCTCAACGTGCCGGCGGTGCAGGTGCTGGAGGCGCTGGGGCCGGACAAACTGGTCAGCCGCCTCGACAACGCCGGGGTGAGACTGGCGCTCTCCGACAAACCCAATCCTGCCATCGCGCTGGGGGCGGCGGGCATTCGGCTCGAACAGCTGGTGGCGCTCTACAGCTCGCTGACCCGGCAGGGGCAGGTGGCGATGCCGGTCTGGCTGGCGGGGCAGCAGGCGGTGTCACGCCCCTTGCTGAGCCCGGGCGCGGCCTGGATCATCTGGCAGATGTTGAGTGCCCAGGGGCGCGCGGATCAGCCCTTTGCCAGTGAGGCGACCGGCCGGGTTAACCGACTGGCCTGGAAGACCGGCACCAGCTACGGCTATCGCGACAGCTGGGCCATGGGGGTCTCCGGTCGCTGGACTATCGGCATCTGGCTTGGGCGCCCCGACGGCACCCCTTTGCCCGGTTTTTACGGCCAGAGCGCAGCGGTGCCGCTGCTGCTCTCGGTCTACTCACGGCTGGCTGACAACAGCTCTCTGCCGGCACAACCCAACACGGTGAGCGAAGCCGAGATCTGCTGGCCGCTGGGGCGCAAAATGAGCTCGACCCTGCCTGAGGCCTGCTTGCAGCGTCAGAGCGCCTGGTTGCTGGAAGAGCGCGATCCCCCCACCTTGCCGGATCCCATGGATTGGCCCTCGCCGCTGCGTCAAGTTGCATTGACCGCCGCGGGCAAGCCGACTCTGACCCGTTGCCCCGATGCGGCACAATCCGGTTTTCGGGCGCTCTGGCCATTGTCGCTGGAGCCGTGGCGGTCCCCCGGTGAGCGACGTCAGGCGCTGCTCGCCAGCAGTTGTGCAGGGGAGGGGCAGAGCGCCGAGCTGCAGGCCCCCATTCGCATCGTGGCGCTGGGGGAGGGCAACCTTATCCGCAGCCAGCGCTATCGGTTGCAGCCCAAGGTGCTGGGCGGTGTCGGCAAGTCGGCCTGGTTTCTCAACGGCCAGCGACTGCGCTGGGACGGGGATCAGGTGCTGAGTGTGGCGGGTCGTTATCAGCTGGTGGTGGTGGATGAAGCGGGCAACAGCGATCGTATCGAGTTTCGCGTGGTGCATCCTGACAGTGATGCCGGCACCATCACCCGTTGA